One Aerococcus urinaeequi DNA segment encodes these proteins:
- a CDS encoding SOS response-associated peptidase family protein produces the protein MCGRYLYDKNDQILFDYYEEINNRGVDVSDLRDGTIFPSNQVVTLGANPDGKIVSGITRWGFTGFTPSQLMINARVETLREKKTFRGPFEGQRIVFPMSAFFEFSEDKEAYTFSDSGRVIYAGGFYRIYPDKKTGQKQAESIIITTEPDEVVSPIHNRMPLLIPEGDIAKWILDDDFAFNYQKPTHQQLVPTKVS, from the coding sequence ATGTGTGGTCGCTATTTATATGATAAAAATGACCAAATCCTCTTCGACTATTACGAAGAAATTAACAATCGGGGCGTTGATGTATCTGACTTAAGGGATGGGACGATCTTTCCTTCTAATCAGGTAGTGACGCTTGGCGCTAATCCTGACGGGAAAATCGTTTCTGGCATTACGCGTTGGGGATTTACAGGTTTCACCCCCAGTCAATTGATGATTAACGCCCGGGTTGAAACCCTCCGCGAGAAGAAGACTTTTAGAGGGCCATTTGAAGGTCAACGGATTGTTTTCCCTATGTCAGCCTTCTTTGAATTTTCTGAAGATAAGGAAGCTTATACCTTTTCGGATTCTGGTCGGGTCATTTATGCGGGTGGTTTTTACCGGATTTATCCTGACAAAAAGACTGGGCAAAAACAAGCTGAGTCTATTATCATCACTACGGAGCCTGATGAAGTTGTTAGTCCTATCCACAACCGGATGCCTCTTTTGATTCCAGAAGGAGATATTGCTAAATGGATTTTAGATGATGACTTTGCCTTCAATTATCAAAAGCCTACACACCAACAATTAGTACCCACAAAAGTATCGTGA